A section of the Ornithinimicrobium sufpigmenti genome encodes:
- a CDS encoding GNAT family N-acetyltransferase, whose protein sequence is MGTTVDATAAAAGELAEQAARRCRLTVELIHEPADAGEAAQLLQQIWRTPHGAPIAPELFVSLEHTGNYAALARQDGRVVAASAAFRAGDGSPHLHSHITGVAASHRGRSVGYAMKLHQRAWAVDHGYEVISWTFDPMQSRNAYFNVVKLGARFDRYLPDFYGPMGDAINEGGLSDRGLMKWGLSTPAAAHTSAAPDTSGPMPVVLPLLAVEDGRAELHVPALDAPLVSITVPTDVGSLRRSDPDLALRWHHGVRDAFLAALGQGYEVFTFDPHHHAYILRRPDAHAPAPS, encoded by the coding sequence GTGGGTACGACAGTGGACGCGACCGCCGCCGCCGCGGGTGAGCTCGCCGAGCAGGCAGCGCGGCGCTGCCGGCTCACGGTCGAGCTGATCCACGAACCTGCGGACGCGGGCGAGGCGGCCCAGCTGCTCCAGCAGATCTGGCGCACGCCGCACGGGGCACCGATCGCCCCCGAGCTGTTCGTCTCCCTCGAGCACACGGGCAACTACGCCGCCCTGGCCCGGCAGGACGGCCGGGTCGTCGCGGCCTCGGCCGCCTTCCGCGCCGGCGACGGGTCTCCGCACCTGCACTCGCACATCACCGGGGTGGCCGCCAGCCACCGGGGCCGGTCCGTGGGGTATGCCATGAAGCTGCACCAGCGGGCGTGGGCGGTCGACCACGGCTACGAGGTCATCTCGTGGACGTTCGACCCGATGCAGTCGCGCAACGCCTACTTCAACGTGGTCAAGCTCGGCGCCAGGTTCGACCGCTACCTGCCCGACTTCTACGGACCGATGGGGGATGCGATCAACGAGGGCGGGCTCAGCGACCGCGGTCTGATGAAGTGGGGCCTCAGCACGCCCGCTGCCGCCCATACCTCCGCCGCCCCCGATACCTCCGGCCCCATGCCGGTCGTGCTCCCGCTGCTGGCGGTGGAAGACGGCCGGGCCGAGCTGCACGTACCGGCTCTCGACGCGCCGCTCGTCAGCATCACCGTCCCCACCGACGTGGGCAGCCTGCGCCGGAGCGACCCGGACCTGGCCCTGCGCTGGCACCACGGTGTCCGGGACGCCTTCCTCGCCGCCCTCGGCCAGGGCTACGAGGTCTTCACCTTCGACCCCCACCACCACGCCTACATCCTGCGGAGGCCCGACGCCCATGCGCCTGCACCGAGCTAA
- the menC gene encoding o-succinylbenzoate synthase — protein MRLHRAKLFTLEMPLVSPFATSFAVQTHRQLLLLRVETDAGVGWGECVAMADPLYSSEYLASAGQVITDFLLPRLTGRSLSASAVSHLLGPVKGHRMAKAAVEMALLDAELRGASMSLSDYLGGVHDRVPSGVSVGIMGSVEELLAAVAGYLEEGYRRIKLKIQPGWEIEPVRAVRREFGDDIPLQVDANAAFTTADLRLFQQLDDFGLLLVEQPLEDEDLTDHAWLAERISTPVCLDESVVSAKSAADAIGLAACSVVNIKAGRVGGYLEARRVHDVCAAHGVPVWCGGMVETGLGRAANMALAALPNFRLVGDTSASDRFFTTDIITEPFVLQDGYVAVPTGPGLGVEVDEDALAAVTVARAEVVLG, from the coding sequence ATGCGCCTGCACCGAGCTAAGCTCTTCACCCTCGAGATGCCCCTCGTCTCACCCTTCGCGACATCGTTCGCGGTGCAGACGCACCGACAGCTGCTCCTGCTGCGGGTCGAGACGGACGCCGGCGTGGGCTGGGGCGAGTGCGTCGCCATGGCCGACCCTCTCTACTCCTCCGAGTACCTGGCGTCCGCGGGACAGGTGATCACCGACTTCCTGCTGCCCAGGCTCACCGGCAGGTCCCTGTCGGCCTCCGCCGTCAGCCACCTGCTCGGGCCGGTCAAGGGACACCGGATGGCCAAGGCGGCCGTGGAGATGGCCCTGCTGGACGCAGAGCTGCGCGGAGCCTCGATGAGCCTGAGCGACTACCTCGGCGGCGTGCACGACCGCGTCCCCAGCGGGGTCAGCGTCGGCATCATGGGCAGCGTGGAGGAGCTCCTGGCCGCGGTCGCGGGCTACCTCGAGGAGGGGTACCGGCGGATCAAGCTCAAGATCCAGCCCGGCTGGGAGATCGAGCCGGTGCGGGCGGTCCGCCGCGAGTTCGGCGACGACATACCGCTGCAGGTCGATGCCAACGCCGCCTTCACCACCGCCGACCTGCGTCTCTTCCAGCAGCTGGACGACTTCGGGCTGCTGCTGGTCGAGCAGCCCCTGGAGGACGAGGACCTCACCGACCACGCCTGGCTCGCCGAGCGGATCAGCACCCCGGTCTGCCTCGACGAGTCGGTGGTCAGCGCCAAGTCGGCGGCCGACGCCATCGGCCTGGCCGCCTGCTCGGTGGTCAACATCAAGGCCGGCCGCGTCGGCGGCTACCTGGAGGCCAGGCGGGTGCACGACGTCTGCGCCGCCCACGGCGTCCCCGTCTGGTGCGGCGGCATGGTGGAGACCGGCCTGGGCCGAGCGGCCAACATGGCGCTCGCGGCCCTGCCCAACTTCCGCCTCGTCGGGGACACCTCCGCCTCCGACCGCTTCTTCACCACCGACATCATCACCGAGCCGTTCGTGCTCCAGGACGGGTACGTCGCGGTGCCCACCGGCCCGGGCCTGGGGGTCGAGGTGGACGAGGACGCACTCGCTGCCGTGACCGTCGCCCGTGCCGAGGTCGTCCTGGGCTGA
- a CDS encoding M20 family metallopeptidase, with translation MGSQAMATGLMDTEAMVQDLRTLVECESPSGDVAATRRCAELVAELGERWLGAAPRVVRTGERVALLWSWEGPRRRLVLGHLDTVWPIGTLARWPFTHDADRASGPGCFDMKAGIVQAMHAIASLEDPSGLQLLLTSDEEIGAPDSRPLIEQVAREVDEVFVPEASAAGALKVERKGVSLYAVHVAGRAAHAGLEPELGVNASIELAHQVLAIAALQDASAGTTVTPTVLSAGTTTNTVPAAGQIRVDVRARTEAEQDRVDAAMRALTPVLDGAALSIGGGKNRPPLERRRSEQLLARAVQAYRDLGYGELAGVAVGGASDGNFTAGLGIPTLDGLGAVGDGAHAEGEWVSVPDLTRRAALLAALVRPDDPAR, from the coding sequence ATGGGCAGCCAGGCGATGGCCACCGGACTGATGGACACCGAGGCGATGGTCCAGGACCTGCGCACTCTGGTGGAGTGCGAGTCGCCCTCGGGCGACGTCGCCGCCACGAGGCGCTGCGCCGAGCTGGTGGCCGAGCTGGGGGAGCGGTGGCTCGGCGCGGCACCCCGGGTGGTGCGCACCGGCGAGCGCGTCGCCCTGCTGTGGTCGTGGGAGGGACCGCGGCGCCGGCTCGTCCTCGGGCACCTGGACACCGTGTGGCCGATCGGCACCCTGGCCAGGTGGCCGTTCACCCACGACGCCGACCGGGCCTCCGGCCCGGGGTGCTTCGACATGAAGGCCGGGATCGTCCAGGCCATGCACGCGATCGCCAGCCTCGAGGACCCCTCCGGCCTGCAGCTGCTGCTCACCTCCGACGAGGAGATCGGCGCCCCCGACTCCCGACCCCTCATCGAGCAGGTCGCCCGGGAGGTGGACGAGGTGTTCGTCCCCGAGGCCAGCGCCGCCGGTGCCCTGAAGGTGGAGCGCAAGGGTGTCTCGCTGTATGCCGTGCACGTCGCCGGCCGCGCCGCGCACGCCGGCCTGGAGCCCGAGCTGGGCGTCAACGCCAGCATCGAGCTGGCGCACCAGGTGCTGGCGATCGCCGCCCTCCAGGACGCGTCGGCCGGCACCACCGTGACGCCGACCGTGCTGTCGGCCGGCACCACGACGAACACCGTCCCGGCGGCGGGCCAGATCCGGGTGGACGTGCGCGCCCGCACGGAGGCGGAGCAGGACCGGGTCGATGCGGCCATGCGTGCCCTGACGCCCGTGCTCGACGGTGCCGCGCTGAGCATCGGGGGCGGGAAGAACCGGCCACCACTGGAGCGACGACGTTCCGAGCAACTGCTGGCCCGGGCGGTGCAGGCCTACCGCGACCTCGGGTACGGCGAGCTGGCCGGGGTCGCGGTCGGGGGCGCGTCGGACGGCAATTTCACCGCCGGGCTGGGGATCCCCACCCTGGACGGCCTCGGCGCGGTGGGCGACGGGGCGCACGCCGAGGGGGAATGGGTCTCGGTGCCCGACCTGACTCGCCGGGCCGCCCTGCTGGCGGCGCTCGTCCGACCCGACGACCCGGCCCGCTGA